In a single window of the Antedon mediterranea chromosome 1, ecAntMedi1.1, whole genome shotgun sequence genome:
- the LOC140049087 gene encoding echinoidin-like, translated as MKVTIVAMFLLIAAALPTAESCQPCPIFWVPYLGNCYRIFAETLTWTAAENKCQSFTTWIAKGHLVSIRSKEENEFVSRLWNSATDGLVTREPYATYWIGLTDARYEGTWRWSDTNQLATYTNWDRNQPDNHSGNQDCVTVWNRSGLQTIWDDKQCNAVQGYVCKLPQNNY; from the exons ATGAAGGTAACGATTGTTGCTATGTTTCTGCTCATCGCTGCAGCACTGCCTACTGCAGAGTCATGTCAACCATGTCCTATCTTTTGGGTTCCTTACCTAGGCAATTGCTACCGAATCTTTGCGGAAACATTAACTTGGACAGCAGCTGAGAACAAATGCCAAAGTTTCACAACCTG GATTGCAAAGGGACATCTTGTGTCCATTCGGAGTAAGGAAGAAAACGAATTTGTTTCAAGACTTTGGAATTCAGCTACTGACGGATTGGTAACACGTGAACCGTATGCCACCTACTGGATTGGTTTGACCGATGCAAGATACGAGGGTACATGGAGATGGAGCGACACTAATCAGTTGGCAACTTATACAAACTGGGATCGAAATCAACCTGACAATCATAGTGGCAACCAAGACTGCGTTACAGTATGGAACCGAAGTGGTTTACAGACGATATGGGATGATAAACAATGTAACGCTGTACAAGGTTATGTTTGCAAACTTCCACAGAATAATTATTAG